A region from the Pseudomonas sp. KU26590 genome encodes:
- a CDS encoding DNA-3-methyladenine glycosylase encodes MPDPSPRALPDSFFNRDAQTLARDLLGKVIRHKVDGLWLSARIIETEAYYVAEKGSHASLGYTEKRKALFLEGGHIYMYYARGGDSLNFSAEGPGNAVLIKSAYPWVDAVSDENALARMLLNNPDTSGNVRTPERLCAGQTLLCKALGLKVPMWDAKRFDEEQLFVEDVGQRPPRIIQTTRLGIPAGRDEHLMYRFVDAAYARFCTRNPVRRGQVEGRDYIFIEQGN; translated from the coding sequence ATGCCTGACCCATCGCCACGCGCCCTGCCGGACAGTTTCTTTAATCGCGACGCTCAGACGCTTGCCCGAGATTTGCTCGGCAAGGTGATCCGTCACAAGGTCGACGGGTTGTGGTTGTCGGCGCGGATTATTGAGACGGAGGCGTATTACGTGGCCGAGAAAGGCAGTCATGCGTCCCTCGGTTACACGGAAAAACGTAAGGCTTTGTTTCTGGAAGGCGGGCACATTTATATGTATTACGCCCGTGGCGGTGACTCGCTGAACTTCAGTGCGGAAGGTCCGGGCAATGCCGTATTGATCAAATCGGCCTATCCCTGGGTCGACGCGGTCTCCGATGAGAACGCCCTCGCCCGCATGCTGCTCAACAATCCCGACACCAGCGGAAACGTGCGTACGCCAGAGCGGCTGTGTGCCGGGCAGACGTTGCTGTGCAAGGCGCTGGGCCTGAAAGTGCCGATGTGGGACGCCAAACGCTTCGATGAAGAACAGCTGTTTGTCGAGGACGTGGGCCAGCGACCGCCGCGAATCATTCAAACGACGCGCCTGGGCATCCCCGCCGGACGCGACGAGCACCTGATGTACCGGTTCGTTGACGCCGCCTATGCCCGGTTCTGCACACGGAACCCGGTCAGACGCGGGCAAGTCGAAGGACGCGACTATATTTTCATCGAGCAAGGAAACTAA
- a CDS encoding glutamate-5-semialdehyde dehydrogenase produces MTESVLDYMTRLGRAAREASRVIGRASTAQKNRALAATAAALDASRAELTAANEQDLAAGRANGLEPALLERLSLTPARIDSMIAGLRQVASLPDPIGTLRDMNFQPSGIQVGKMRVPLGVVGIIYESRPNVTIDAASLCLKSGNATILRGGSEAIHSNRAIAACIQRGLDDAGLPAAVVQVVETTDRAAVGALITMPEYVDVIVPRGGKGLIERVSRDAKVPVIKHLDGICHVYVSAHADLAAAQRISFNAKTYRYGICGAMETLLVDQTVAADFLPPMAAQFREKGVELRGCERTRDLIDVLPATEEDWHTEYLAPILSIRIVTGLDQAIEHINHYGSHHSDAIISDSQAQTRRFMAEVDSSSVMVNAPTSFADGFEYGLGAEIGISTDKIHARGPVGLEGLTCEKYIVVGDGTQLRGQGPV; encoded by the coding sequence ATGACTGAGTCCGTTCTTGACTACATGACCCGCCTGGGTCGCGCCGCCCGCGAAGCCTCCCGCGTGATCGGCCGTGCCAGCACCGCACAGAAGAACCGCGCCCTTGCAGCCACCGCTGCCGCGCTGGACGCTTCCCGTGCCGAGCTGACCGCCGCCAACGAACAAGACCTCGCTGCCGGCCGCGCCAATGGACTCGAACCCGCTCTGCTCGAACGCCTCTCCCTGACCCCGGCCCGCATCGACAGCATGATCGCCGGCCTGCGCCAGGTCGCCAGCCTGCCAGACCCCATCGGCACCCTGCGCGACATGAACTTCCAGCCGTCCGGCATCCAGGTCGGCAAAATGCGCGTGCCACTCGGCGTCGTCGGCATCATCTATGAGTCGCGCCCCAACGTCACCATCGACGCCGCCAGCCTCTGCCTCAAATCCGGTAACGCCACCATCCTGCGTGGCGGCTCCGAAGCCATACATTCCAACCGCGCCATCGCCGCCTGCATCCAGCGTGGCCTCGATGACGCAGGTTTGCCCGCCGCCGTCGTGCAAGTCGTCGAAACCACCGACCGCGCCGCCGTGGGTGCCTTGATCACCATGCCGGAGTACGTGGACGTCATCGTTCCCCGTGGCGGCAAAGGTCTGATCGAACGCGTCAGCCGTGACGCCAAAGTCCCGGTCATCAAACACCTGGACGGCATCTGCCACGTCTACGTCAGCGCCCATGCCGACCTGGCCGCTGCCCAGCGCATCAGCTTCAACGCCAAGACCTACCGTTACGGCATCTGCGGCGCGATGGAAACCCTGCTCGTCGATCAAACCGTCGCCGCAGACTTCCTGCCGCCCATGGCCGCCCAGTTCCGTGAAAAAGGCGTCGAACTGCGCGGTTGCGAGCGCACCCGCGACCTCATCGACGTTTTGCCCGCCACCGAAGAAGACTGGCACACCGAGTACCTTGCGCCGATCCTGTCGATCCGCATCGTTACCGGTCTGGACCAGGCCATCGAACACATCAATCACTATGGCTCGCATCACAGCGACGCCATCATCTCCGACTCGCAAGCCCAGACTCGCCGCTTCATGGCTGAAGTCGACTCGAGTTCGGTGATGGTCAACGCGCCCACCAGCTTTGCCGACGGTTTCGAATACGGCCTGGGTGCGGAAATCGGCATTTCGACCGATAAGATTCACGCGCGCGGTCCCGTGGGGCTTGAAGGCCTGACCTGCGAGAAATACATCGTCGTCGGCGATGGCACACAATTGCGCGGGCAGGGGCCAGTCTGA
- the nadD gene encoding nicotinate-nucleotide adenylyltransferase, producing the protein MAKRIGILGGTFDPVHIGHLRGALEVAELLKLDELRLTPSARPPHRDTPSVSAQDRLAMVQCAVAGVPPLTVDDRELLRDKPSYTIDTLESMRAELAADDQLFLLLGWDAFCGLPSWHRWEELLEHCHIVVLQRPDADSESPDAMRNLLAGRAVSDPKALKGPGGKITFVWQTPLSVSATQIRQLLASGKSVRFLVPDAVLAYIDTHGLYRASN; encoded by the coding sequence GTGGCCAAGCGCATCGGCATACTCGGCGGCACGTTCGACCCGGTGCACATTGGCCATTTGCGTGGCGCACTGGAAGTCGCCGAGCTGCTGAAACTCGATGAGTTGCGTCTGACGCCCAGCGCCCGACCGCCTCATCGCGATACGCCGAGCGTTTCGGCGCAGGACCGTCTGGCGATGGTCCAGTGCGCGGTCGCCGGGGTGCCGCCATTGACGGTGGATGATCGCGAGCTGTTGCGCGACAAGCCGTCGTACACGATCGACACGCTGGAATCGATGCGCGCGGAACTCGCCGCCGATGATCAGCTATTTTTATTGCTGGGTTGGGACGCCTTTTGCGGGCTGCCTTCCTGGCATCGGTGGGAAGAGTTGCTGGAGCACTGCCATATCGTGGTGCTGCAACGCCCGGACGCCGACAGCGAGTCCCCGGATGCGATGCGAAATCTGCTCGCGGGACGTGCCGTCAGTGATCCAAAGGCCCTGAAAGGGCCCGGCGGTAAAATTACGTTCGTCTGGCAGACGCCGCTTTCGGTGTCTGCCACCCAGATCCGTCAACTGCTGGCCAGCGGTAAGTCGGTACGTTTTCTGGTGCCAGACGCGGTACTGGCCTATATCGATACGCACGGGCTTTACCGTGCGTCGAACTGA
- the rsfS gene encoding ribosome silencing factor codes for MTDKRAVNPIIDVIKAALEDVKAVDIQVLDVRDKQSITDYMVIATGTSSRQINAMLDKVREEVKKQGLKPLGEEGKGNSDWVLLDLDIAIVHMMTASARQFYDLERLWAGAEQSRSASAAHHSPENAHEHFDKLNKDQA; via the coding sequence ATGACTGACAAACGCGCTGTAAATCCAATCATCGACGTGATCAAAGCTGCACTGGAAGACGTCAAGGCCGTGGACATCCAGGTGCTGGACGTCCGTGACAAGCAGAGCATCACCGACTACATGGTCATCGCGACCGGTACCTCCAGTCGCCAGATCAACGCGATGCTCGACAAGGTCCGCGAAGAAGTCAAAAAGCAGGGCCTCAAGCCGTTGGGCGAAGAAGGCAAGGGCAACAGCGACTGGGTGCTGCTGGACCTGGACATCGCCATCGTCCACATGATGACCGCTTCCGCTCGCCAGTTTTACGACCTCGAGCGTCTGTGGGCCGGTGCCGAGCAGAGCCGTTCGGCCAGCGCTGCACACCACAGCCCGGAAAACGCTCACGAGCATTTCGACAAGCTGAACAAAGACCAGGCCTAA
- the rlmH gene encoding 23S rRNA (pseudouridine(1915)-N(3))-methyltransferase RlmH translates to MRLRLIAVGSRMPKWVEEGWHEYAKRLPSELALELVEIPLNTRGKNADVARLIRQEGEAMLAKVQPGERIVTLEVHGKPWSTEQLAGELDRWRLDSRTVNLMVGGPEGLAPEVCARAEQRWSLSPLTLPHPLVRILIGEQIYRAWTVLSGHPYHK, encoded by the coding sequence GTGCGTCTGCGTCTGATCGCTGTCGGTTCCCGCATGCCCAAGTGGGTGGAAGAGGGTTGGCATGAATATGCCAAGCGTCTGCCATCCGAACTGGCGCTGGAACTGGTGGAAATTCCGCTCAACACCCGTGGCAAGAACGCCGACGTGGCACGCCTCATCCGTCAGGAAGGCGAGGCCATGCTGGCGAAAGTGCAGCCGGGCGAGCGGATCGTCACGCTTGAAGTGCATGGCAAGCCATGGAGTACCGAGCAACTGGCGGGCGAGCTCGATCGCTGGCGTCTGGATTCGCGCACGGTCAACCTGATGGTCGGCGGTCCGGAAGGGCTGGCGCCGGAAGTCTGTGCCCGGGCCGAGCAGCGCTGGTCGTTGTCGCCGCTGACGTTGCCGCACCCGCTGGTGCGCATCCTCATCGGTGAACAGATCTATCGTGCCTGGACCGTGCTGTCCGGTCACCCTTATCACAAGTAG
- the mrdA gene encoding penicillin-binding protein 2 yields MSQPIRLKDHEKDARLVRSRVVVGAVAVVVLICVLVARLYFLQVIQYEYHSTLSENNRVHVQPIPPSRGLIYDRNGVVIADNRPSFSLSMTRERSGDWTQVLDTIVQILELTPDDRIIFEKRMKQGRRPFEPVPILFELSEEQIARIAVNQFRLPGVEVVAQLVRHYPQGEHFAHSVGYMGRINEKELKSLDPVNYSGTHHMGKTGIERFYEPELHGQVGYEEVETNARGRVLRVLKRTDPVPGKDIVLSLDIQLQQAAEAALAGRRGAVVALDPSTGEVLAMVSQPSFDPNLFVTGISFKAYSELRDSVDRPLFNRILRGLYPPGSTIKPAVAIAGLDTGVITASTRVFDPGYYMLPNYDHKYRNWNRTGDGWVDLDTAIMRSNDTYFYDLAHKVGIDRLSAYLNKFGIGQKVSLDMFEESPGLMPSRDWKRVTRRQAWFPGETLILGIGQGYMQATPLQLAQATALVANKGKWNRPHLARTVEGQKPVDENPMPDIVLRDPSDWAKVNHGMQQVMHGARGTARKAAIGAQYRIAGKSGTAQVVAIRQGEKYDRSKVQERHRDHALFVGFAPADSPKIVVAVMIENGESGSGVAAPVVRQVMDAWLLDPQGHLKPEYASNAQPPETAAREE; encoded by the coding sequence ATGTCTCAGCCGATCCGCCTGAAAGACCACGAAAAGGACGCACGCCTTGTGCGCAGCCGAGTCGTGGTCGGCGCAGTCGCGGTTGTCGTGCTGATCTGCGTGTTGGTCGCGCGGCTTTATTTTCTGCAGGTCATCCAGTACGAGTATCACTCGACGCTGTCCGAGAACAATCGCGTTCACGTGCAGCCGATCCCGCCGAGTCGTGGCCTGATCTACGACCGTAACGGCGTGGTCATTGCCGACAACCGGCCCAGCTTCAGCCTGAGCATGACCCGCGAACGTTCCGGTGACTGGACGCAAGTGCTGGACACCATCGTCCAGATCCTTGAGCTGACGCCGGATGATCGGATCATCTTCGAAAAACGCATGAAGCAGGGGCGTCGGCCGTTTGAACCGGTGCCCATTCTGTTCGAGTTGTCCGAAGAACAGATCGCCCGCATCGCCGTCAACCAGTTCCGCCTGCCGGGCGTTGAGGTGGTGGCGCAGCTGGTTCGTCACTATCCACAGGGCGAGCACTTCGCGCACTCGGTGGGTTACATGGGCCGGATCAACGAGAAAGAGCTGAAAAGCCTCGATCCCGTGAATTACAGCGGCACCCATCACATGGGCAAAACCGGCATCGAGCGTTTCTATGAGCCCGAGCTGCACGGTCAGGTCGGCTACGAAGAAGTCGAAACCAACGCCCGCGGCCGCGTCTTGCGCGTGCTCAAACGGACCGATCCGGTGCCCGGCAAGGACATCGTCCTGAGCCTCGACATCCAGCTGCAGCAAGCCGCCGAAGCTGCGCTGGCCGGGCGTCGCGGCGCGGTAGTGGCGCTGGACCCAAGCACGGGCGAGGTGCTGGCGATGGTCAGCCAGCCGAGCTTCGACCCGAACCTGTTCGTCACCGGCATCAGCTTCAAGGCGTACTCCGAGCTGCGCGATTCGGTCGACCGTCCGCTGTTCAACCGCATTCTGCGAGGCCTGTATCCACCGGGTTCGACCATCAAGCCGGCCGTGGCGATTGCCGGCCTCGACACCGGCGTGATCACCGCCAGCACGCGGGTCTTCGACCCCGGCTATTACATGCTGCCGAACTACGACCACAAATACCGCAACTGGAACCGCACCGGCGATGGCTGGGTGGATCTGGACACGGCGATTATGCGTTCCAATGACACCTACTTTTACGATCTGGCCCACAAGGTCGGGATCGATCGGCTGTCCGCGTACCTGAACAAGTTCGGCATCGGCCAGAAAGTCTCGCTGGACATGTTCGAAGAATCCCCCGGCCTGATGCCGTCCCGTGACTGGAAGCGCGTCACCCGGCGGCAGGCGTGGTTCCCGGGCGAGACACTCATTCTGGGGATCGGTCAAGGCTACATGCAGGCCACCCCGCTGCAATTGGCCCAGGCCACCGCGCTGGTGGCGAACAAAGGCAAGTGGAACCGTCCGCACCTGGCCAGGACCGTCGAAGGGCAGAAGCCGGTGGACGAAAACCCGATGCCGGACATCGTCCTGCGCGACCCGTCGGACTGGGCCAAGGTCAACCACGGCATGCAGCAAGTGATGCACGGCGCTCGCGGCACCGCGCGCAAAGCCGCGATTGGTGCGCAGTACCGCATCGCCGGCAAGAGTGGTACGGCCCAGGTCGTGGCCATTCGGCAGGGCGAGAAGTACGACCGCTCGAAAGTCCAGGAACGCCACCGCGACCACGCCTTGTTCGTCGGCTTCGCACCGGCCGACAGCCCGAAGATCGTCGTCGCGGTGATGATCGAAAACGGTGAGTCGGGATCGGGCGTTGCCGCGCCGGTGGTGCGGCAGGTCATGGACGCCTGGCTGCTTGATCCCCAGGGCCATCTGAAACCCGAATACGCCAGCAATGCACAGCCTCCGGAGACCGCGGCCCGTGAAGAGTAA
- the rodA gene encoding rod shape-determining protein RodA, which produces MRRRATFLQKIHVDGPLLILLLTLAAGSLFVLYSASGKSWDLLIKQATSFGIGLVSMFVIAQLEPRFMARWVPAAYVIGVLLLVAVDVMGHNAMGATRWINIPGVIRFQPSEFMKIIMPATIAWYLSKRTLPPHLKHVAVSLGLIGLPFILIVRQPDLGTSLLILASGTFVLFMAGLRWRWIISVIAAAVPVAVGMWFFFMHDYQKQRILTFLDPESDPLGTGWNIIQSKAAIGSGGVFGKGWLMGTQSHLDFLPESHTDFIIAVLGEEFGLVGICALLLIYLLLIGRGLVITAQAQTLYGKLLAGSLTMTFFVYVFVNIGMVSGLLPVVGVPLPFISYGGTSLVTLLSAFGVLMSIHTHRKWIAQV; this is translated from the coding sequence ATGCGCCGTCGCGCCACCTTCCTGCAGAAAATCCACGTCGACGGCCCGCTGCTGATCCTACTGCTGACGTTGGCGGCGGGCAGCCTGTTCGTGCTGTATTCGGCCAGCGGCAAGAGTTGGGACCTGCTGATCAAGCAAGCGACCTCCTTCGGTATCGGCCTGGTGTCGATGTTCGTCATTGCGCAGCTTGAACCCCGATTCATGGCCCGCTGGGTGCCCGCCGCCTATGTGATCGGCGTGTTGCTGCTGGTGGCGGTGGACGTCATGGGTCACAACGCCATGGGCGCCACGCGCTGGATCAACATTCCCGGGGTCATCCGCTTCCAGCCCTCGGAATTCATGAAGATCATCATGCCGGCGACCATCGCCTGGTACCTGTCCAAGCGCACGCTGCCGCCACACCTCAAGCACGTCGCGGTGAGCCTCGGGCTGATTGGCCTGCCGTTCATTCTGATCGTGCGCCAGCCGGACCTCGGCACCTCGCTGCTGATTCTGGCGTCCGGCACCTTTGTGCTGTTCATGGCCGGCCTGCGCTGGCGCTGGATCATCAGCGTGATCGCGGCCGCAGTTCCGGTGGCGGTCGGCATGTGGTTCTTCTTTATGCACGACTACCAGAAGCAGCGGATCCTGACCTTCCTCGACCCGGAGAGCGATCCGCTCGGCACCGGCTGGAACATCATTCAGTCGAAGGCAGCCATCGGATCGGGCGGCGTGTTCGGCAAAGGCTGGCTCATGGGCACGCAGTCGCACCTGGACTTTTTGCCTGAAAGCCATACCGACTTCATTATTGCGGTGCTCGGCGAAGAATTCGGCCTGGTGGGGATTTGCGCGCTGCTGCTGATCTACCTGTTGCTGATCGGCCGCGGGCTGGTGATCACCGCCCAGGCGCAGACGCTCTACGGCAAGCTGCTCGCGGGCAGCCTGACCATGACCTTTTTTGTTTACGTTTTCGTCAATATCGGTATGGTCAGCGGTCTGTTGCCGGTCGTAGGCGTGCCGTTGCCCTTCATTAGCTACGGCGGAACTTCGCTGGTGACGCTGCTGTCAGCGTTTGGTGTTTTGATGTCGATCCACACGCATCGCAAATGGATCGCTCAGGTTTGA
- the mltB gene encoding lytic murein transglycosylase B: MQVVRGWAARYAPLVGLMGIFGSVQESLAGDYDGSPQVAQFVSEMTRDYGFAGEQLIEVFRDVQRKQAILDAISKPAERVKPWKDYRPMFLTDARVARGVDFWRQHEAALARAEQEYGVPAQVIVSIIGVETFFGRNTGNYRVMDALSTLAFDYPQRADFFRKELREFLLLSREQQVDPLTLKGSYAGAMGLPQFMPSSFRAYAVDFDGDGHINIWNDPDDAIGSVASYFQRHGWVAGQPVVSRADVRGDRVDEGLSPGIDPVKNVGELRALGWASHDALRDDMPVTAFRLDGDKGPEYWMGLKNFYAITRYNRSVMYAMAVHQLSEMLVQARDVK, encoded by the coding sequence ATGCAAGTAGTGCGTGGCTGGGCTGCTCGATATGCGCCGCTGGTCGGTCTGATGGGCATCTTCGGCTCAGTGCAGGAATCACTTGCCGGTGACTATGACGGCTCCCCTCAAGTCGCCCAGTTCGTCAGCGAAATGACCCGCGATTATGGGTTTGCGGGCGAGCAATTGATTGAGGTGTTCCGTGATGTGCAGCGCAAGCAGGCGATCCTCGATGCCATTTCGAAGCCCGCCGAACGCGTCAAACCGTGGAAAGACTATCGCCCGATGTTCCTCACCGACGCGCGCGTTGCCCGGGGCGTCGACTTCTGGCGTCAGCACGAGGCCGCCCTGGCGCGCGCCGAGCAAGAATACGGGGTGCCCGCTCAGGTGATCGTTTCGATTATCGGCGTCGAGACGTTTTTCGGCCGCAATACCGGGAATTACCGGGTGATGGACGCGTTGTCGACGCTGGCATTCGACTATCCCCAGCGCGCCGACTTCTTTCGCAAGGAGCTGCGCGAGTTTCTGCTGCTGTCCCGCGAACAACAGGTCGATCCACTGACGCTCAAAGGCTCCTACGCCGGCGCCATGGGTTTGCCCCAGTTCATGCCGAGCAGCTTCCGCGCCTATGCAGTGGATTTTGACGGCGACGGCCACATCAATATCTGGAACGACCCGGACGATGCAATCGGCAGCGTTGCCAGCTACTTCCAGCGTCACGGCTGGGTGGCCGGTCAGCCGGTTGTCAGTCGCGCGGACGTGCGCGGTGACCGCGTCGACGAGGGCTTGAGCCCTGGCATTGATCCGGTGAAGAACGTTGGGGAGTTGCGAGCGTTGGGCTGGGCGAGTCATGATGCGCTGCGCGACGACATGCCGGTCACGGCGTTTCGCCTCGATGGCGACAAAGGCCCTGAATACTGGATGGGTCTGAAGAATTTTTACGCAATCACGCGGTACAACCGCAGCGTGATGTACGCCATGGCCGTGCATCAGCTGTCTGAAATGCTTGTTCAAGCCCGGGACGTCAAGTAA